GGCGACGTCTTATATTAAGAAATAGCTGAAAAATCTGCCGAGAACACAACCACCTAATTCACATTATTATATTTAATAAAACTTATGAAATAAAGGACAGCGCATGAAAAAACTACTGATTGTCCTTACTGTTATCCTTATCGTCACCGGATTTTTCTTTTTTGGATTCAATGATTTACTGACCCTTGAAGGGATTCAATCGCGCCTGGGACAATTCTACCAATGGCGTAATGACTCACCATTACTGGTAGGTGGCGTATTTTTCTTAGCCTATTTGATCATCGCCGCATTTTCATTGCCTGGTGCTGCGTTAATGACTTTATTGGCAGGTGCGTTGTTTGGTTTGTGGTGGGGGGTGTTGTTAGCGTCATTTGCCTCAAGTATTGGGGCATTGTGTGCCTTTCTCGCCTCACGTTATCTGTTACGCGATAGCTTCCAAAAGAAATTTGCTACTAAATTAAAAAGTATCAATCAAGGGGTAGAAAAAGACGGCGGCTTCTATTTATTTACCTTACGTCTACTGCCGTTATTCCCGTTCTTCCTCGTTAATATATTAATGGGATTGACCACAATTAAGTCGTGGACTTATTATTGGGTCAGTCAAATTGGTATGCTGGCGGGTACATTTGTATACGTTAATGCTGGTGTACAGTTGGCGCAAATTGATAGTCTCAAAGATATTATTTCACCGGCCTTGATTGGCTCATTTGTCCTGCTAGCAGTATTCCCTTTAATCGCTAAAAAGACGCTCGATTGGTACAAAGGGCGACAAGTCTATAAAGGTTGGAATAAGCCTGCTGCTTTTGATCGTAATATGGTGGTAATCGGTGCAGGCGCAGCAGGTTTAGTGTCGTCTTATATCGCAGCTACAGTCAAAGCAAAAGTTACGTTGGTTGAAGCCCATAAAATGGGTGGCGACTGCCTTAATTATGGCTGCGTACCCAGTAAGGCGCTGATAAAAAGTGCCAAAGTTGCCCATGATATGACTCATGCTAAGGATTACGGCTTACAAAATGTAGCGGTTAATTATGATTTTAAGTCAGTCATGGCACGAATACATAAAATCATCGCCACGATTGAACCTAATGATAGCGTTGAGCGCTATACCGAGCTTGGTGTCGATGTTGTCAAAGGCTACGCTACTATCATTGATCCGTGGACGGTAGAGGTTGCCGATGATACAGGCAATATCCAACGTCTTACCACGCGCAATATCATCATTGCGGCGGGCAGTAAGCCATTTGTACCACCGATAGCAGGTCTTGAGACCGTCGATTATCTGACTAGTGATACTTTGTGGGAGGCGCTCAGTCATCAAACGTCGCCGCCTAAACGCTTGATTGTCATTGGTGGTGGACCGATTGGTTGTGAGCTCTCACAAGCGTTTGCTCGTCTAGGTTCTCAAGTAACACAGATAGAACGTACCGCACGCCTGCTTGAAAAAGAAGATCAAGATGTCTCGGATTACGCCAAGGTTTGTTTAGAAGCGGATGGTGTGCAAGTGTTATTGCAACATGATGCCGTACGCTGCGAGCGTACAGGTGCAGACAATAACGGCACTCAGAAGTTGATAGTGAAACATGAGGGCGTCGAAACTGTTATTGAATTTGATGCCCTCGTTATTGCCGTCGGCCGCCAAGCGCGCTTATCAGGCTATGGTCTTGAGAATTTAGGTATTGATAGCGAAAAAACAGTCGTAACTAACGATTATCTTGAGACTAAATTCCCTAATATTTTGGCCGCAGGTGATGTTGCTGGTCCCTATCAATTCACTCATGTCGCCGCCCATCAGGCTTGGTATGCTGCTGTCAACGCCTTGTTTGGCACCTTTAAAAAGTTCAAGGTTGATTATCGAGTGATACCTTGGGTCACTTTTATTGACCCTGAGGTTGCCCGTGTGGGTATCAACGAACAAGAAGCCCACGAACAAGGGATTAAATTTGAAGTGACACGCTATGATATTGCTGACC
The sequence above is a segment of the Psychrobacter sp. PL19 genome. Coding sequences within it:
- a CDS encoding FAD-dependent oxidoreductase → MKKLLIVLTVILIVTGFFFFGFNDLLTLEGIQSRLGQFYQWRNDSPLLVGGVFFLAYLIIAAFSLPGAALMTLLAGALFGLWWGVLLASFASSIGALCAFLASRYLLRDSFQKKFATKLKSINQGVEKDGGFYLFTLRLLPLFPFFLVNILMGLTTIKSWTYYWVSQIGMLAGTFVYVNAGVQLAQIDSLKDIISPALIGSFVLLAVFPLIAKKTLDWYKGRQVYKGWNKPAAFDRNMVVIGAGAAGLVSSYIAATVKAKVTLVEAHKMGGDCLNYGCVPSKALIKSAKVAHDMTHAKDYGLQNVAVNYDFKSVMARIHKIIATIEPNDSVERYTELGVDVVKGYATIIDPWTVEVADDTGNIQRLTTRNIIIAAGSKPFVPPIAGLETVDYLTSDTLWEALSHQTSPPKRLIVIGGGPIGCELSQAFARLGSQVTQIERTARLLEKEDQDVSDYAKVCLEADGVQVLLQHDAVRCERTGADNNGTQKLIVKHEGVETVIEFDALVIAVGRQARLSGYGLENLGIDSEKTVVTNDYLETKFPNILAAGDVAGPYQFTHVAAHQAWYAAVNALFGTFKKFKVDYRVIPWVTFIDPEVARVGINEQEAHEQGIKFEVTRYDIADLDRAITDSRATGWVKVLTVPKKDKILGVTIVGNHAGELLAEYVLAMKHGLGLNKILGTIHTYPTMSEANKYAAGEWKRAHAPQGLLKWVEKYHQFKRS